A window of Candidatus Saccharibacteria bacterium oral taxon 488 genomic DNA:
AGCACTATCGTCCAATGTTGGAGGAAATGAAGCGAAAGCAGTCGGTGCCAAAAAAATCCGGTAAAAAATCTCAGTCCGGCAGCTGGCAGCAAAAGATTGCCAAAATGCGCGAAACCCACCCCAACGCCTACATGCCGTGGGAAAAAGCCGACGATGACATCCTCAAACAGGAGTTTCTGCAGGGAGCAACCATCCAGCAGCTTAGTCAACAACTTGGCCGGCATGAAGGCTCAATTCGCATGCGGCTGCAGAAGCATTTTGGGGAGGATGTGGTGCAGTAGCCCCAGGATGGCAGATGAGCTGATAACTTGGTATAATATACATTGATGACAGCGAAGCAATCTGAACGCATCGTGTTTCCGAAGAAGTTTTTATGGGGTGCAGCGACGTCGGCGCATCAGGTCGAGGGTGGCCTGGTGAACCAGTGGACGACGTGGGAGCTTGAACATGCCAAGCGGCTGTCCGTGCAGGCGCTGCATCAATTTGGTGATATTGACAGCTGGCCGCGCATCAAAAAAGAGGCGACCAGGTCTGACAACTACGTATCGGGGCGGGGTGTCGATCATTACCATCGCTATGAGGAAGATTTCGCGATTCTCAAGAGCCTCAACATGAATGCCTTTCGATTCTGTATTGAATGGGCGCGAATTGAGCCGCAAGAGGGCGCGTGGGATGCGGCGGCGATCGCCCACTATCGGACGTATCTACGGACGCTGAAAAAGATGGGTATTACACCGGTGGTGACGCTGTTTCATTTTACACTACCAGAGTGGTTTGCGGCCAAGGGCGGCTTTGAAAAGCGGCGCAATATCAAATATTTCGTGTATTACGTTGAGAAAGTTTTGAGCGAGTTGGGGCGCGACATTGAGTGGATCGTGACCATTAACGAGCCGACCGTGTACGCCGGCGAGAGCTACCTCGAGGGGCATTGGCCGCCGAATAAAACTCGTAAGCGTGATATGCTGCGCGTGCTCTATAACCTCGTTACGGCGCATAAAAAAGTGTATAAATTGACGCGTGCTCGCAAAAAGTGGAAGGTGTCGATGGCGCATCATCTGATCTATTGCTATCCTGGCGATGATGCGATTCTTAGTCGTGCTAGTGCGCGGGTGGCACATTATTTCTTGAACACGTGGGTGCTGCGTCGAGTGCGGCGGCATAGTGATTTCTTGGCGATCAATTATTACTTTGCCCGGCGGATTTATGGCTATCGGGCGCATGATCCGTATCTGAAGGTCAGTGATCTTGGCTGGGATATGCAGCCGGATAAATTGCAGTATCTACTGGAGGACGTAGCCGAGCGCTATCGGTTGCCGATTATGATTACCGAGAATGGGCTGGCGGACGGCACTGATAGCCAGCGGCAGTGGTGGCTGACCGAGACGATCAAGGCAATGCACGAGGCGCTAAAGCGCGATATCAAGCTGATTGGTTATCTACACTGGAGTCTGCTTGATAATTTTGAATGGGACAAGGGCTATTGGCCAAAGTTTGGTCTGGCGGCAGTCAACCGGCAGACCATGACCCGGACGGTACGGCCGAGCGCCCGCTGGTTTGCGGCGGTGATCAAGAAGCTGCGCGTGTAGCTTATCTAGGGGCGGTACTGGCGTAAGCTGTGGGCAAGGATAGCGCCGTTGACATTATTGATATATTATGCTACTATGCAACTAGTAATGACCGAAACAAATACGACTAACATTAGTGCTGCTGGCGAGGGGACGCCCCCGTCCCAGGTTGTTGAGGAGCCTCTCTTGTCAGAAACAAAAGGCGAAAAACCGGGCTTCTTGGGTAGGATAAGAAAGGCTGTGGGCAATTTGGCGTTGCGGCTTATAGCGTGCGGCGAAGACGGCCAAGCTAACAGAGACAATAGTGGTGCTGATAGTGAAAATTCTGATGGTGCGGAAGAAACAGCAGAAACACTTGACGATGAAACACTGCAGAGAATTGAGGAGATTGAGGAGCGGTGTGACTTCTACGTTGATATTCTTCTAGAGGACAGTGATATCGCAGATATGCTTATGTCTGGTAAGTATGAAGAAATAGAAAAATTTATACCTAATATAAGAGAGTTGGTTGCGAGTGATGGTCGGCTTAATCCAGAGTCGGAAGATTATGATTTTGATTACGCCGGGGATACTTTATTGCGCTTAGCACGAAATAGTGTTAAGGAGCTTTTTGGGAGACAGTATGAGCATATGCCAAAACTTACCGATAAACTGCGTCACGTAATGTGGGAGCTGATCAATTCAGTACGCTCTTTGGCTGATAGCTATGATCCCTCCTATATTTTTGACAATGAATACCAGCACTCAATGTTTGAACTGATAGGAGTCGAAAGGATGTTGCCCGAGGGGGTGGCCGAAGAGTTTAGGGACATGGTCCTCAGTGAGGTAGCTAGATATGTTACGATGTTGAACCATAATTGCGATTATGGTTACAAGACGACAATGAAGTGGTTGGAGGATCGTGGTTTTCCACCGTGCTACTGGCCGCGAGATGCAAGAGAACGAGAGGATTTTCCAGAGCCGCTGCGCCAAGTACTTGTTGAAGATGCGGTAAGCCATATCGACCACTTGGTAATTAGGTACTATGGCAGAGGAGATAGGGGGGAATGGGTAGATGCGGAGGTAATGCATAAATATTTTGAGGCGCGTTGGCTAGGCATGACTCCCTCCGAAATTTGTGGTAGTTATGATGGGAATCTGATTTACTATTGGCATCAGTGGGTTAACGATATGGACAAGGTTATTGATGGAGTTGGACTAGACAACGCCAAAAAGCTGCAGAAAGAACTTGGGATAACCCATTTTGGTGATTGGAGTCCAGAGACTTTGAGGGGTACGCTGAAGCTACTAGAAACTGGACGTACCGAATCCGGTAATCCAGCAACGATTATCGTCAGGGGTGCTACA
This region includes:
- a CDS encoding family 1 glycosylhydrolase yields the protein MTAKQSERIVFPKKFLWGAATSAHQVEGGLVNQWTTWELEHAKRLSVQALHQFGDIDSWPRIKKEATRSDNYVSGRGVDHYHRYEEDFAILKSLNMNAFRFCIEWARIEPQEGAWDAAAIAHYRTYLRTLKKMGITPVVTLFHFTLPEWFAAKGGFEKRRNIKYFVYYVEKVLSELGRDIEWIVTINEPTVYAGESYLEGHWPPNKTRKRDMLRVLYNLVTAHKKVYKLTRARKKWKVSMAHHLIYCYPGDDAILSRASARVAHYFLNTWVLRRVRRHSDFLAINYYFARRIYGYRAHDPYLKVSDLGWDMQPDKLQYLLEDVAERYRLPIMITENGLADGTDSQRQWWLTETIKAMHEALKRDIKLIGYLHWSLLDNFEWDKGYWPKFGLAAVNRQTMTRTVRPSARWFAAVIKKLRV